In Podospora pseudoanserina strain CBS 124.78 chromosome 5, whole genome shotgun sequence, a single window of DNA contains:
- a CDS encoding hypothetical protein (EggNog:ENOG503P9B2; antiSMASH:Cluster_15) produces MAHMFQRIWNFLNAGWSDTSEQRMAGTQQDWKLMATPEPPGAWPVTPAKTPPYRRPVYGKWKALNFGHRSAKKTSPYAWNKLAAERKDYHPLDPTSELTSVKNIDKVPERFWDVEEAAREAKEKEKDLVGKREVPRFYRIDDPFMPDHEREDYNLDPRLNPDARTKDRFGYITKQFRNAVREIVNGKDASTTLRMFLEANFTTQQLAKIWPLIPVAYSSNRAEALIQEADMLGYQRLRPQIGKVLGYDAEDEAWDLPSRLAAFYIGVPIPVPGAEVQGNMFEPGSKEFREQYFEDRYYFLNDFKKYIPEPAKALNNVTASPVPKRMGGGRRLLLTRRKEEKRYGPYYDGPVGFRGRSSGFIGKPPSLAGLKRRPYHENDLDVYADDEGNWQLKPPPWMPRLQDDAGLRGGENDLEELEEDEWEDELEETWFEAVEVSSDGGSDVVMGEEQDLVSDGESTKEGSDVDMLALEDLASREGDLDVNAYLDMMETNQIGLRGGGLDDDWDMEEEEDESDDNLHIRGGMADEEPPKSKQWRNLAEYPPLSTLDNASDRWSLDENRAPTFKTKVGQLEKQFAKETDFQPGKSLMIPLHGYQGVVWFRRGIFNSFVDAVDRLLGLDSRAGVTYNLYIMDPSKDYELQEEKDAFLADINQHACRVQCAGVGALAKDRVAFNWLCQQIDKQYRPGDSAYFGKLIPFVAGPHDPIPWKWEPGARHHVGKVTLDWPQLKGRGRPDVAYLRLPLPAGDDAPATAFFTNQYSRWMQQVCRVLVPGAIRDRPGRPAIPAALINAFTTDEQGNPTKAPVTYGGLAFLKSNWEVIAAQLDIVNAKKYTYAVTLRAFAPGGSGQVSDRWHILAPGQTKAYDSASDDWYLTHLELTAPSIVAERLLRPILASEIWKTAEGVPFAGLTYLEVFFPGENWLGPHFGKYPVADETGVPPSLYISLVDVLDTSSPDAEFTPALSRAFTPLVEAFVELMAKIEKLTKEAIYPKGVQAPSPLSLFPQFIVSRPVWRRYSFQDASYDGASVHECPLSLWEISLDKLREFVGKVMENGGPFDSKTDHFSITQGFDPDLPDILVSPSMTETEWEVTRRLIVHPYLRINKVDEQSLPVFEGIYEHQPFGYRDIYTETPQKKLWGRYKPPPVTHNFDWQLYRATPMEDLGTWQPWEKQLKVPVLEFLPDHFQLVKILKDKPELPEQSEPPPLTRPLHLSVAPVQQEQPKEKPRMQPTPSPTRHKRRRVTLPTETGTPTPSHYTTPRVKPVKPVARSRIRTPRKPRGSPTPLTAPRKPKGAVDPRIAQAFAGRAAKRAPKEPTKEPTPTAKPTKKSPAKTGVISPDPQHWVENPNRPGYWIRKWPSTKPGVGLPDITAKENYWNQVHANNEAEAAGYKNRETLDQVYRKRIQELTGESDPTPPAPASTSPANPYPPGKRDASKFDPTDTTPRPPRPGAENKKPASPPKSPYSTLEDIKALDTLTKAKLLYTTKLPPGAPPTIDPTDPPLEDPPVISEVVTAHKPNMSPNLISKVGIQPYTLRPPPMPEELRARAIQDLALQTRNCPFFQCYLPVLRTPETAVDHFRKVHKREPCPICMDFVGQGWDAAKWDEHYGDEIHVEWLEKWCTNPVGKPLKLGVFTDEGIPAEDLTGFEWETPFDPDVPNVRARPAWFDEDDGMAGLVAASRGSWEGGVPVSEIRKRSPRKWSRYMAQTGRTPGLGIGVGEGNSTLVSVGGGYDDEVDGMGFDGAGDTPEKRTDVSAGTQTTPVQVSSSTEEEEEEEEEEEADEDEEGALEDYHSSQDDNSADEPDRFEFPDEGPYRAPGQRFSPRTMRENMRTVSQRHMVGQIERRIGMRGLPQGLKPWQYKEIMEGLGHDGNQWGLRTTRIRPGRVGLGEVDDFPVSDNENDGDGGGTQQTEPPTGGPDPPQPPQPPVVPQPPVAPQPTTSSKKPTARRPLTEEQKQRTREKEEKRRRRQQREEDPDYVPTGETSESSDEFLVVSDEDEETPAENQPGKRKLPPDTSATKQPPGKRQRRDSEDGTYKPDKETEQQIAQEDKVLEEEFKAIAEWDDEVKQMIGDGPLNQWQRLLALVSQTVRKKEEQRDRLNVLKDKKKNSANGEMSKHDERRWKEIKAELGKLARSEKEYRRLTTRLENENEEVKAEADRRAIPIQTLGKRARNISFREPLERGQSPPRQHQGAIPSALKRTESAEQAEQAEHPWAWYMDLMGQADQDDDGLYPYGHVLGATGEDDLYGDGGYGYGDEYDEPQEPEANSYEERLGKQ; encoded by the exons ATGGCCCACATGTTTCAAAGGATTTGGAACTTTCTCAACGCCGGCTGGTCAGACACGTCTGAGCAGCGGATGGCCGGGACACAACAAGACTGGAAACTGATGGCCACCCCCGAGCCCCCAGGCGCCTGGCCTGTCACGCCGGCAAAGACACCACCGTATCGACGTCCCGTTTACGGCAAATGGAAAGCACTCAACTTCGGCCACCGGAGCGCGAAAAAAACCTCGCCCTACGCATGGAACAAGCTCGCAGCGGAAAGAAAAGATTACCACCCGCTCGATCCCACGAGCGAGCTCACGTCGGTTAAGAACATTGACAAGGTTCCCGAAAGATTCTGGGACGTGGAGGAGGCCGCGAGGGaggcaaaggaaaaggaaaaggactTGGTGGGGAAACGGGAGGTGCCCAGGTTCTATCGGATCGACGACCCGTTCATGCCGGACCATGAACGGGAGGATTACAATCTGGATCCGCGGCTGAACCCGGATGCGCGGACAAAGGACCGGTTTGGGTATATCACCAAGCAGTTTAGGAATGCTGTTAGGGAGATTGTCAATGGGAAGGATGCTAGCACCACACTGAGGATGTTTCTCGAGGCCAACTTTACGACGCAacagctggccaagatttGGCCTTTGATCCCTGTCGCGTACAGCAGCAACCGGGCTGAGGCGCTGATTCAGGAGGCGGATATGCTTGGGTATCAGAGGTTGAGGCCTCAGATTGGCAAGGTGTTGGGGTATGAtgctgaggatgaggcgTGGGATTTGCCGTCGAGGCTGGCGGCGTTTTATATTGGGGTGCCCATCCCGGTGCCGGGGGCTGAGGTGCAGGGTAATATGTTCGAGCCGGGGTCGAAAGAGTTTCGGGAGCAGTACTTTGAGGATAGGTATTACTTTTTGAATGACTTCAAGAAGTATATTCCGGAGCCTGCGAAGg CCCTGAATAATGTCACCGCCTCGCCAGTACCCAAaaggatgggtggtgggaggagactGTTGTTGACCAggaggaaagaagaaaagcggTATGGGCCTTACTATGATGGGCCGGTTGGGTTCAGAGGGAGGTCATCTGGTTTTATAGGGAAGCCCCCGTCGCTTGCGGGGCTGAAACGGAGGCCTTATCATGAGAATGACCTGGATGTATACGCTGATGACGAGGGGAATTGGCAGCTCAAACCGCCGCCATGGATGCCCCGGCTCCAGGACGATGCAGGGCTTCGAGGAGGTGAGAATGATCTCGAAGAactggaagaggatgagtgGGAGGACGAGCTCGAGGAGACATGGTtcgaggcggtggaggtgagcTCAGATGGTGGGTCagatgtggtgatgggggaagAGCAAGACCTCGTGTCTGATGGGGAGAGCACCAAGGAAGGCTCCGATGTGGACATGTTGGCGCTGGAGGACCTTGCCTCGCGCGAAGGTGATTTGGACGTGAACGCCTATCTCGACATGATGGAAACAAACCAGATAGGCCTTCGCGGTGGAGGTTTAGATGACGATTGGGacatggaagaggaagaggacgagagCGACGACAACCTGCACATCAGAGGTGGCATGGCAGATGAGGAACCTCCGAAAAGTAAGCAGTGGAGGAATCTAGCAGAATACCCACCGCTGTCGACCCTCGACAATGCCTCGGATCGATGGTCACTGGACGAGAACAGGGCACCGACGTTCAAAACCAAGGTTGGTCAGTTGGAGAAGCAATTCGCCAAGGAAACTGATTTCCAGCCTGGAAAGAGCCTGATGATCCCGCTTCATGGGTATCAGGGTGTTGTCTGGTTCCGTCGTGGGATTTTTAACAGCTTTGTGGACGCCGTTGACCGTCTGCTTGGCCTCGACAGCAGAGCTGGAGTAACTTACAACCTCTACATCATGGATCCCAGCAAGGATTATGAGTtgcaagaggagaaggacgcATTTCTCGCTGATATCAACCAGCATGCCTGCCGCGTGCAGTGTGCTGGGGTAGGTGCCCTTGCCAAGGACCGCGTCGCATTCAACTGGCTTTGCCAGCAGATCGACAAGCAATACCGTCCAGGAGACAGCGCGTACTTTGGGAAGCTGATCCCCTTCGTGGCAGGTCCACATGACCCCATTCCCTGGAAGTGGGAGCCGGGAGCCAGACACCATGTTGGAAAGGTCACCTTGGACTGGCCACAGTTGAAAGGGAGAGGTAGACCAGACGTTGCTTACCTTCGGTTGCCGTTGCCTGCCGGGGACGATGCTCCTGCCACTGCCTTCTTCACGAATCAGTACAGCCGCTGGATGCAACAAGTATGCCGTGTGTTAGTACCGGGAGCTATCCGTGACCGTCCAGGCCGCCCAGCGATCCCAGCTGCGCTGATAAATGCCTTCACCACCGACGAGCAGGGCAATCCAACCAAAGCTCCGGTAACATATGGAGGCTTGGCCTTTCTCAAGTCAAATTGGGAGGTAATTGCGGCGCAACTCGACATAGTCAACGCGAAGAAATACACTTACGCGGTAACGCTTCGGGCATTCGCTCCAGGGGGGTCGGGGCAGGTTTCCGATCGATGGCACATTTTAGCCCCTGGCCAGACAAAGGCATATGACAGCGCGTCTGACGACTGGTATCTGACGCACTTGGAACTCACGGCTCCATCGATTGTTGCCGAGAGGTTGCTGAGACCGATCCTTGCGAGTGAAATCTGGAAGACAGCAGAAGGGGTCCCTTTCGCTGGGCTGACCTACCTCGAGGTTTTCTTTCCTGGCGAGAACTGGCTCGGGCCACACTTTGGAAAATACCCTGTTGCTGACGAAACGGGTGTACCTCCATCCCTCTACATAAGCCTTGTCGACGTACTCGATACGAGTAGCCCGGATGCAGAGTTTACCCCGGCATTAAGCAGAGCCTTTACGCCTCTTGTTGAGGCGTTTGTCGAGTTGATGGCGAAGATAGAGAAGCTGACAAAGGAAGCGATCTACCCGAAGGGTGTTCAAGCACCCAGCCCACTCAGCCTGTTCCCTCAGTTTATCGTGTCACGACCGGTCTGGAGGAGGTATAGTTTCCAGGACGCCTCCTACGACGGGGCTTCGGTGCATGAGTGTCCACTGTCTCTATGGGAGATCTCACTTGACAAACTCCGAGAGTTCGTGGGCAAAGTGATGGAAAATGGGGGGCCGTTTGACAGCAAGACGGACCACTTCAGCATCACCCAAGGGTTTGACCCTGACCTCCCTGACATTCTTGTTAGTCCATCCATGACTGAGACTGAATGGGAAGTGACCCGGAGGCTCATTGTCCACCCTTACCTGCGGATCAACAAGGTGGATGAGCAATCGTTGCCGGTTTTTGAGGGCATCTATGAGCATCAGCCGTTCGGATATCGCGACATCTACACCGAAACTCCACAGAAAAAGCTATGGGGCAGATACAAACCGCCGCCGGTTACGCACAACTTTGACTGGCAATTGTATCGTGCGACACCGATGGAAGACTTGGGGACGTGGCAGCCTTGGGAGAAACAGTTGAAAGTTCCGGTGCTAGAATTCCTTCCAGATCATTTTCAACTCGTGAAGATACTGAAGGACAAGCCAGAGTTGCCGGAACAATCCgagccaccaccgctcacGCGGCCACTACATCTGAGCGTCGCGCCTGTGCAACAGGAGCAGCCTAAAGAAAAGCCCCGTATGCAGCCGACTCCCAGTCCGACCCGCCACAAGAGGCGGAGAGTGACCCTTCCCACTGAGACGGGAACGCCAACGCCGAGCCATTATACTACACCCCGGGTCAAACCGGTCAAACCCGTCGCACGTTCTAGAATCAGGACACCCCGAAAGCCCAGGGGATCTCCGACACCACTCACAGCCCCCCGTAAGCCCAAGGGTGCTGTCGACCCCCGTATCGCCCAGGCCTTTGCAGGACGGGCGGCGAAGAGGGCTCCCAAAGAGCCAACGAAGGAACCAACCCCCACGGCCAAGCCAACAAAGAAGAGCCCGGCAAAGACGGGTGTGATTTCGCCCGACCCCCAGCATTGGGTAGAAAATCCAAACCGCCCTGGATACTGGATTAGAAAGTGGCCAAGCACCAAGCCCGGGGTTGGTCTCCCAGATATCACGGCAAAGGAAAACTACTGGAACCAAGTACACGCCAACAACGAGGCAGAAGCAGCCGGCTACAAAAACAGGGAAACCTTAGACCAAGTATACAGGAAGAGGATCCAAGAACTCACCGGCGAAAGTGATCCCACCCCACCCGCTCCTGCCAGCACCAG TCCTGCCAACCCCTATCCTCCCGGCAAGCGTGACGCCTCCAAGTTCGACCCAAcagacaccaccccccgtcCCCCGCGTCCCGGCGCGGAAAACAAGAAgccagcttcccctcccaaatcaCCTTACTCCACGCTGGAAGACATCAAGGCGTTGGACACGCTGACAAAAGCAAAGCTGCTGTACACCACCAAGCTCCCCCCCGGAGCACCTCCCACAATCGACCCTACCGACCCTCCCCTGGAAGATCCACCCGTCATCAGCGAGGTGGTCACCGCCCACAAACCCAACATGTCCCCTAACCTCATCTCCAAAGTAGGCATCCAACCTTACACCCTCCGCCCGCCACCCATGCCGGAAGAACTCCGCGCGAGGGCCATTCAAGACCTGGCTCTCCAGACGAGAAACTGTCCCTTCTTCCAGTGCTACCTCCCTGTTTTACGCACCCCCGAGACGGCAGTCGACCACTTCCGCAAAGTGCACAAGCGTGAGCCATGCCCCATCTGCATGGACTTCGTCGGCCAGGGCTGGGATGCCGCCAAGTGGGACGAGCACTACGGGGATGAGATACATGTCGAGTGGTTGGAGAAGTGGTGCACCAACCCTGTCGGGAAACCGCTCAAGCTGGGGGTTTTTACCGACGAGGGGATCCCGGCGGAGGATCTGACGGGGTTTGAGTGGGAGACCCCGTTTGATCCTGACGTGCCGAATGTGCGGGCTAGACCGGCGTggtttgatgaggatgatggcatggctgggctggtggcggcttcgagggggagttgggaagggggggtcCCGGTAAGTGAGATTAGGAAGAGGAGTCCGAGGAAGTGGAGTAGGTATATGGCTCAGACTGGGAGGACGCCGGGGTTGGGtattggggttggggaggggaatagTACTTTGGTGTcggtgggggggggttatgatgatgaggtggatgggatggggtttGATGGCGCTGGGGATACACCTGAGAAACGTACCGATGTCTCGGCTGGGACTCAGACCACGCCGGTGCAGGTGAGCAGCTcgacagaggaggaggaggaggaggaggaggaggaggaggcagatgaggatgaggagggtgccCTGGAAGATTATCACTCGTCACAGGACGACAACTCGGCAGACGAGCCCGATCGGTTTGAATTTCCGGACGAAGGACCGTATAGGGCTCCGGGGCAGCGCTTCAGCCCTAGGACCATGCGGGAGAACATGCGGACTGTCAGTCAGAGACACATGGTGGGGCAGATCGAAAGACGGATCGGGATGAGAGGGCTTCCACAGGGGTTGAAACCGTGGCAGTACAAGGAGATCATGGAGGGACTGGGACATGATGGGAACCAGTGGGGATTGAGGACGACAAGGATCAGACCAGGCCGTGTTGGTCTGGGTGAGGTTGACGATTTTCCAGTTAGCGACAATGAAaacgatggtgatg gtggtggtactCAGCAGACTGAACCACCAACGGGGGGTCCTgatcctccacaacctccgcAACCTCCAGTGGTTCCACAGCCTCCAGTAGCTCCACAGCCTACAACGTCCAGCAAGAAACCGACTGCACGTCGTCCGCTGACCGAGGAACAAAAGCAAAGAAcaagggaaaaagaggaaaagaggcgAAGGCGTCAGCAACGAGAGGAGGATCCCGACTATGTCCCCACCGGCGAGACGTCCGAATCATCCGACGAGTTCCTCGTTGTctctgatgaggatgaggagaccCCCGCGGAGAACCAGCCTGGGAAACGAAAGCTGCCGCCAGATACCAGTGCCACGAAGCAGCCCCCGGGGAAGAGACAGAGAAGAGACTCCGAGGACGGCACGTACAAGCCTGACAAGGAAACGGAACAGCAGATCGCCCAAGAGGacaaggtgttggaggaggagttcaaGGCCATTGCCGAGTGGGATGATGAAGTGAAGCAGATGATTGGGGACGGGCCGCTCAATCAGTGGCAACGATTGCTAGCTCTTGTTAGCCAGacggtgaggaagaaggaggagcagagggatCGGTTGAATGTGTTGAAggataagaagaagaatagCGCGAACGGAGAGATGAGCAA ACACGATGAGAGGAGATGGAAAGAGATCAAAGCCGAATTGGGCAAGTTGGCGAGGTCTGAGAAGGAGTATAGGCGCCT AACGACGCGATTGGAAAACGAAAATGAAGAGGTGAAGGCTGAGGCTGACAGGCGAGCGATCCCTATACAAACTCttgggaagagggcgaggaacATTAGTTTCAGGGAGCCGTTGGAGAGGGGACAGTCGCCGCCGAGGCAGCACCAGGGCGCCATCCCGTCGGCTTTGAAGAGGACGGAGAGTGCGGAGCAGGCTGAGCAGGCTGAGCACCCGTGGGCGTGGTACATGGATCTCATGGGACAGGCCGATCAAGATGACGACGGCTTGTATCCGTACGGACATGTTCTCGGGGCCACGGGGGAGGATGACCTGtatggggatggtgggtaTGGGTATGGAGATGAGTACGATGAGCCTCAAGAACCTGAGGCCAATAGCTACGAAGAGAGGTTGGGCAAGCAGTAG
- a CDS encoding hypothetical protein (COG:C; EggNog:ENOG503NXF0): MATRIPRIAITSLLNHSRPRRAPPINLRLLPRPLHTTSPPHHPKPPPKASHLASLLLTTSLLLTLPLLSKSETSSLDPSPSPSLPLYHLSEIHQSHGPSSPEPWVTLNNKVYNITSWLPAHPGGDVILRAAGGSLEPYWEIFTIHNSPHVQEILEEYLIGYIHPSDLGPDGKPPATSIEDPFVNDPVRDKRLITHTYKPRNAEPPNQELDKGFYTENGMFYVRHHMWVPEEDGGELVVELPDGEERRYTIGELKKRFKTERVTATLQCSGNRRNDMTRHAGKTNGLQWGVGAISNAVWEGVKLKDLLKDAGLELEQQENEKDMHAWFVGREAYSASIPLPKATDQNGDVLLAWGMNGETLPRDHGFPLRVVVPGNVAARSVKWLSRIVISDEEATSQWQRRDYKSFGPNEGGKEDWDKAPSIQEMPVTSAITGVWVGECVKKVSWMPGGGIGSGERVNGGRRTIDMAATPQKVGFTPKPTSSDGNTPCPETTPDNEPIALQGYAYSGGGRKITRVDVSLDGGATWDQAQLVDDCSNPATPCYGNKSWGWTRWRYNGTLPVLSLPPTVPLPPALAKVGQDCEDGFGRSVSLMGQLPKKQCTTLIVKATDESYNTQPESHKGIYNVRGNLATAWHRVKICPECTKGNGGKGGLVWNTGETYGCGFRKEAEEVREGMRAASESTGNGK; this comes from the coding sequence ATGGCGACACGCATCCCCCGAAtagccatcacctccctcctcaaccataGCCGGCCCCGACGCGCGCCCCCGATCAACCTCCGACTTCTCCCTCGACCGCTACACACTACCAgcccaccccatcacccaaaaccaccccccaaagcctcccacctcgccagcctcctcctaaccacctccctcctcctcaccctccctctcctatCCAAATCcgaaacctcctccctcgacccttccccctccccctccctcccgctCTACCACCTCTCCGAAATCCACCAGTCTCAcggccccagctcccccGAACCATGGGtaaccctcaacaacaaagtcTACAACATCACCTCCTGGCTCCCCGCCCACCCAGGCGGGGACGTCATCCTCCGCGCCGCCGGCGGCTCCCTAGAGCCCTACTGGGAAATTTTCACCATCCACAACTCCCCTCACGTCCAAGAGATCCTAGAAGAGTATCTAATCGGGTACATCCACCCTTCCGACCTCGGTCCAGACGGGAAACCACCCGCCACGAGCATCGAAGACCCATTCGTAAACGATCCGGTGCGGGACAAAAGACTTATAACGCACACTTACAAGCCTAGGAACGCGGAGCCGCCTAACCAGGAGCTGGATAAGGGGTTTTACACCGAGAATGGGATGTTTTATGTGCGGCATCATATGTGGGTTcctgaagaggatgggggggagttggtggtggagttacctgatggggaggagaggaggtatACGATTGGGGAGCTGAAAAAGAGATTTAAAACGGAGAGGGTTACGGCAACGTTGCAGTGCAGTGGAAACAGGAGGAACGACATGACGCGACACGCAGGGAAAACGAACGGGTTGCAGTGGGGGGTCGGCGCGATAAGTAACGCGGTTTGGGAGGGCGTGAAGCTGAAAGATCTACTAAAAGATGCTGGGCTCGAGTTGGAACAACAAGAGAACGAAAAAGATATGCACGCTTGGTTTGTCGGCAGGGAGGCTTACTCGGCCAGTATACCGCTCCCGAAAGCGACCGACCAAAACGGGGACGTGCTGCTCGCGTGGGGGATGAACGGAGAAACACTCCCGAGGGATCACGGGTTCCCActcagggtggtggtgccggggAATGTGGCTGCCAGGAGCGTAAAGTGGCTGAGCAGGATTGTCATctcggacgaggaggcgACGAGTCagtggcagaggagggatTACAAGAGCTTCGGGCCGAACGAAGGGGGCAAGGAGGATTGGGACAAGGCGCCGAGCATACAGGAGATGCCGGTGACGAGCGCGATAACGGGGGTCTGGGTGGGGGAATGTGTCAAGAAAGTTTCTTGGATGCCGGGGGGAGGTATTGGGagtggggagagggtgaatGGGGGGCGGAGAACGATTGATATGGCGGCTACACCGCAAAAGGTGGGCTTCACCCCCAAACCGACCTCTTCTGACGGCAATACCCCCTGTCCGGAAACAACACCGGACAATGAACCCATTGCCCTCCAGGGATACGCCTACTCTGGCGGGGGCAGAAAAATCACGCGCGTTGATGTCtccctcgacggcggcgcGACGTGGGACCAGGCCCAGCTCGTGGACGACTgctccaacccagccacgCCGTGCTATGGGAACAAGAGCTGGGGGTGGACAAGGTGGAGATACAACGGTACTCTTcccgtcctctccctcccacccactGTCCCCTTACCCCCGGCCCTGGCAAAGGTTGGGCAGGACTGTGAGGATGGATTCGGCCGGTCGGTGAGCTTGATGGGACAGTTGCCTAAGAAGCAGTGCACCACGCTTATTGTCAAGGCCACGGACGAGAGTTACAATACCCAGCCGGAGAGCCACAAGGGGATATATAATGTCCGGGGCAACCTGGCGACGGCGTGGCATAGGGTAAAGATTTGTCCCGAGTGCACCAAGGGGAACGGGGGTAAGGGAGGGTTGGTGTGGAATACGGGGGAGACGTATGGGTGTGGGTTCAGgaaggaggcggaagaggttagggaggggatgagggcTGCTTCTGAGAGTACTGGGAATGGCAAGTGA
- a CDS encoding hypothetical protein (EggNog:ENOG503P91C; COG:S; antiSMASH:Cluster_15): MFNVKSLAVLVALGVLPVTASQSNGGQERISVYACKDPWWGGQCRTFYGGRNECVNFSGSWNDVISSIRHSGKGWHCQWWEHANCQGLVYQNQDDANLSDGNGRFDNRISSFRCG, encoded by the exons ATGTTCAACGTCAAGTCTCTTGCGGTCCTTGTGGCACTTGGCGTCCTGCCAGTCACGGCCTCCCAGTCGAATGGGGGTCAAGAGCGGATCAGTGTTTATGCCTGCAAGGACCCCTGGTGGGGTGGTCAATGCCGGACCTTTTATGGCGGCCGCAACGAGTGCG TAAACTTCTCTGGCAGCTGGAACGATGTCATCAGTTCGATACGCCACTCTGGAAAAGGATGGCATTGCCAGTGGTGGGA ACACGCCAACTGCCAGGGGCTGGTGTACCAGAACCAAGACGACGCCAACCTTAGCGATGGGAATGGAAGGTTCGATAACCGTATCAGCTCGTTCCGTTGCGGGTAA